GCTCCAACATCAGTGGGAACAGAAACTACTTCAGGTTTTATCCCAGACGTTGGAGGAGATAGAAGACGAAGTTTGGATTGTCCAGCTGAGTGAGGTAGTGACCAAACAGATTCACAGATGCCACTGCTCTCCACAGCAGAAGGGGTTTCTGTACAGGTGCCTCGGGATAGTGCTGCAGCTGACCCAGAGCCACGAAGTGGTAAAGAAGAAACTTCAAGTGATGCTACAAATTGTTGAACATGACAAAGATTTAGAAAGGGAAGGTGTAGCTACTGGGATTGGCTGCTGTGCCCAAACTCACTTAGATATTACCCTGACTGTGTTGAAAAATTGCTcaaaactgaatatttttaagaagacTGCAAGTTTCTACCAGATAATGAAGGACCAAGGTAGCATTGAAATAATGAAAGTGAAAAGCACACTTATTTTATGTTATGGATATTTAATCCTACATTGTCCCAAGGAAATTATTTTGCCGAGAATAGAGACAGATATTCTACCGAATATATTGAACCATTTCAACATCAAGATTTTGGGAATGAAAGTTCAGGTCAAGGACTCAACTATGAAGTTAAGTCTGATAAAGACTATAACCCTTATGGCCAGAGTATTCCAGCACACAGAAGGGCAACCTGCCTACAAACTGACCAGAAAAATTGAGCTACTGACCTACATGCAGGAGTTCATCAAGGCCGAGCCAACAGACTCAGTGACAACTTACATTCGAAAGGCTGCTATGGATGCATGTGCATGCCTCTTAATGGTGGAGCCTTTATTTGTATTAAGTGATCATGATGAATTAGTTAAGCTATGTCTGCACAGTACTTTCAGCTTGCCACCTTTGGAGGGTAGTGAAAGCAGAGATAAGATTAAGAGgcaggagatttacaaagaaacACTGATGTCTCTAGAGGATCTTCTGAGGCAACTTCTACATTTGGATTTGTCACCTAATGGTCTTCAATGTCTCTTTAACTTCCTGATGATTTGGATAGAATCCAGAAAGAACTATGAACGAGAAAATTCCTTGATGATGACTTTGCATCTCCTGACATTTTATCTGGATACAGGTGTCATTAATGATAAAGTTCCATCCCATAATTTTGTGACAATGATTGGATATATAGTGGTTCGATGCTCAGATCCATCACTTATTGCAAGGGAGGTAGCCGTTGAATGTTTGTACGTACTGCTTTATTTGCAGTTACGGCTTGAAGGGTTTCCTATGGACCACAAAGATAGCGATGTGGAACATCTGAAGGCCATTAAGGATGGACTAAAGGACACCAACTTTGAAACTCTCTATCACATATACATCGATCTTGGAACAGTCCTGTCTAATTGTGTGCCCCATGACCAAATGAATACTCTACTCCTCACCATTTCTGAAGGACTAACTGACGAGCAATTGAATGGTTCCTACGTGGCTTCTATTGTCATGAATGTTCTCATTGAGAAATGTGGAACCATCCTTACTGACATCCCTGGGATAATCAAAGTTCTGTATCATCAACTGCAGTTGATTACACAGCCACAAATAACACGTTTTGTGACACGTTCTATTTCCATTCTAGCTTCACAAAATGTGCTGATGGTTTTGCCTCATCTCCTCAAATACCAAATTCCACTTCAAACACATATGGATGATATATGGAGATCCTTATTGAGTGACAGTACACTCGCCACAACGTCTATCCAATACCTGCTCAATTACTTAAAGCTAATGTATGATGACAACAGTGAGTCTCAGTTTCAAGAAGTGGTGTTAACCACACATCAGCCATTAGCTGTTGTTCATGCCCTTCATGCAATGATATGCTGCCCCGGCTCCGAGAACGCAATAAACACTCTGTTTCCCCAGCTCTTCACTGTTATCCTGCTTTACCTCAGTTCCAGTGTCCAGTTCTGCCCCAGGGATTTTCTGagaattccaaaacaaaataagTCCTTCACCCCATCTGACAAACCTGGCAACACTGACATTTGCCATTATGTTGTTGAAATACTTCAAGCTATCCTGAGATGTGGAAAGTGTGACATTGCAAACATTACAGAAGAGAATGGTTGGGATCTGATCAAGAGTCCAGGGAGGAACCACGAGGGGATTATGCTGCTGGCCAACACGATGGCTGTGTGTGCCGTCCCTCACCTCATCAGTATTGTGGAGCAACTTATTCCTTTCCTTGCTAATATGCAGGAGCGGCAGAGAATTGCTGTGGTTGCATTCTTTGCTGAGCTTTTAAATCACAGAGTGGTGTTGGAATTGTCACTTGCAGACACCCTTGTGGGAAGCTTGCTCCGGTGTTTGATTGACACTtctcccactatccagggacttGCCGTAAGGGGTTTAGGAAATACTGCAATTGGAGCAGCccaaaacatagaaaagtacaccAGCAAATTATTGTCTGTATTGATTGCAGTGATACACAAGTACTGGAAATCCAATAATCTCATGGCAATTGAGGCCATGTTAAGCATTTCCAAGGTCCTAGATTCACTGCAAGAGCATTTTGAAGATTCCAGTTTGATTGATGTAGCACTTACAATCGAGCCTTTATTTGAAAATGAACATGAAAAATTGAGAACTTCTGCATTTAAAGTTCTTGGGAAACTAATCAGATTTGGTAACAGAGAGAGGAACCCTGTGTTAGCAGAACACCTCCATCCAATCCTTATCAGTTTGTTGCTGCATCTCAACGATGAGAGCAGTGAGGTGATCACAGTCTGCAAGTCAGTGCTGAATCTGATGGCTCCAAGCATGGGGTCAGAGAACCTAAGCAAAATGTTTCAAGAGCTGTCACCAGAGGACCCCACGCTGGTCTATGAAGCATACTTGAGCGAGGTGTCCAGGCATATCAGTGAAGATTTGCCTGACAGGATAATTTGCTACATAATGAGTTGTGCTGCCTTCTTCACGAATCCCCTACCAGAGATAAGAGAAAATGCTGTCACATTGATAGGATTTCTCATGTACCATGGAGCAGCAGAGTTTGCTGTACAGTTCTCTGCAGATTCCGTTTGCAAGGAGATCTGCTTTCTGTTCTCCGATCCAGTGAAAAGTGTCCGAATCAAAGCAGCTGTAGCGACACGCCACCTCCACATGTACTAAGGATGGTCAGACCGCAGACACCGTGAGGGGCTGTGTTCAGAACAGAGGAGAGGAAGATCAAGTTGCTGCAGAAAGCGTCCAAGCTGACTGCAACATCCTAAATGGAACGCTGTCTGGTTTTACGCACTTCCATACAGCTTCTGTGGAAGGACGTATCCAGCAACAGCTGCAAGATCACTACTGAAACAAAGTGAATTTATTTGCACAtagtattttttaattaaataataaatgttttattttctgccttttaaaatatttgagtCACTTTTGGCCATCTGTTTTCCCTCTCAGACTCTCCGCCATCTCGTCCCTTCCTTATTTTCCAGTCATGCCAAGTTTCCAACCTGCCCTCTCTCACTCTTGCTACCCTGTCACATCAAATAGGACagcatagaatgaggccattcccTCTCTCGTTCTTGTGCCGGCTCTTTTAAGGGGATAATCAATAAGCCGACTTACCTGCTTTTTCTCCCCAGATCCTTGCAATTTTCCCTCAGTTTTCCACAAGCTGCCTGTCCCAATTCCTTCTGCCGAAATGCATCACTTacatctctgtattaaattccatctgccatttgcccATCCATTCTGCTCCTCGTTGCCCTGTCGGTGCTGGCTGGTGACATAGTCACAGTTTGCCACACCCCCAAGTTTGGTATAATCGACAAATTTGCAAATTTTAATCAGTTTTCCAATGACCACATCATTTCCAGACATCAAAGCAAAGCATTGACTTGAGCACTGATTGCTGGAGAATAACGatctgattaccacctaccaccGCCCCTCAGCTGAGGAAATACCCGGAAGAAGGAAGGGCACAGATTGTCCCCCGAGCCTGtcactaagataagatttctttattagtcacatgtacatcgaaacacacagtgagatgcatcttttgcatagtgtgttctgggggcagcccacaaagtgtcgccacgcttccggtgccaacatagcatgcccacaacttcctaacccgtacgtatttggtctgtgggaggaaaccggagctcccggaggaaacccacgcagacacggggagaacgtacaaactccttacagacagcggcgggaattgaacccggatggctgacactgtaaagcgttacgctaaccgctacagtgcCTTGGCAGAACCACCACTGCCGGACTTGGTTTGTGGCAGGTAGCGGGTGAACCACGATGAGATAAACTTCCCTGATGTAACCCTGGTCCTGTAGGTGTGGCAGTTGCAGCTGTCCAAGCAGTACAGGTAGAAGTGACCTCCGCACCGTCCTTGGGACCAAGTTCCAGTCACACTGAGGACAAcctccatcatgttgtgtggcactTGAGATGAGCTGAATGGGGCAGACTTAGAACAGATCTGGCGGCTCAAAACTGGCCATCCTTGTGGACCGACAGCAGAAATATACATCACCATCATCTGTATCCCCCACTGCACCATTACAGTCGAAGCAGAGGACCAAACTCGAATCAGCAGGGAGTCCTGAAGGACATGCCAGGAACAGCACCAAGCAGACCTAAAATGAGGGGCCAAGCTGGTGAAGCTAGAATACCAGACTCGATGCCATTAAACAGCAGATATCGTGTAACAGGCAGAGCTGAGACATtgtgcactgaagggcctgttgctgtgttgtactgttctatacaaaAACTCACTACCGATGGATCGGATCAAAGCTTTGTAGTCTtgccacatccagtcatgaatggaGGGAGACAAATACTACTGGGAGGCAGAGGCTCCAAACACATCCCCAGTGATAAAATGAGGAAAGGATTCTGAAAAATGATGTTCTGCGTGAGAATTGTGTTGATACAGGCACAAACGTATGCACCATTCTACAGTAACTCTGATAGATCTCATTGAGGCAGAAGCTTGCCTCGCCTGAATTATTGTATCTGGCAAGTTATGTCTGCTGGgaacccagtcctgatgaagggcctcgacctgaaacattgactgtcgatttccctccacagatgctgcctgacctgctgagttcctccagcaatttgcttttagcAGTCATTGTTTTTAAGTGTCCCTTAAGAAAGTCAGAACCAAGTGCAATCATGTCGtccgagctgccggaggaagtaaTGGGGGCAAATGCGATCAGTGTCGttaggcaccatggtcggcatggagaagATGGGCcagaatggcctgttcctctgctgcacAATTCCGGAGCTTCCTTCCCTCCCAACCAACACCGTCAGGTAAAGGACACGCCACCCCTCATTGCTGGCAGATGCCAGGATTCAGCTGATGCTTGTGGCAAGGTTTGGCTCTGAATTCTGGACCAGCCCAAACCCAGGTTCCTCCTCCACGGTGAGAGCTGGTCCAAGGACTCTCTTCACCCCCAGTGGTGGCAATCGCCTTCAACATGATTATCCCCCCAATGCGAAGCCCGAGACTCTCCAACAGAGCCAGACCCAGGACCCCTACTGCTGTTACCAGACTGCAGGCAGCTGCCCACGTACAGCTGCTGGTCCCGGCAGGTCCACCGCTTGGGAGGTTGGAACCAAATGAACAggtgaaggggggagaagggagaacacCAGTAcagagggtgggtgggaaggtggaggggaggtggagcaGAAGGGGATGTGTGGGAGTGGACGGGAGAGCGAGAGGGTTCATGAAAGacaggaggggaggagaagggagagggaggagaggggtgggagaaagAGGTgaatggagggtggggggaggctgAGATAACCGGGGCCACTctttcctttcccagttctgcccTTCCTCACACACGGTGTGTGGCTCGTGCTGCGGGAGCAGCACTGAGAAGCAGCGCTGTCCTGGGAGTCTGATCCAATGACTGGCTGGAGTGGAGGCAGCTCGGACTAACCCAGCCACACTGCTCCTTGTGCTGCTTAAATGCTCAGGATGCAGTTCAGTGCAAACTCTGCGCCTTGCTGCATTGTGAGTGCACTTACATTCCCAATCCCACTCCAACATTTACTGTTCTCTGGTCACAGGAGGTGAGCAGACAGCAAACATAAAATGTCAGGATAAATGATGTTCTGACAGATTTTGATCAGTGCCAGGACATAGGACTTAATATCTGAACAATCCCAATAGCACAGGGACATTTGGTAACCTTATTAGACAGGCCAGTTCAAGACCAATCACCTGACACCATGTACAAGGCATGAGTTGCAATAGGATGCAATGGACTCCATTTGTCTGGATGTGCAattccagcaactctcaagaagtttgacaccatccagaacaagcAAACCACTTGATCGGGGCACCATGAACCAccctaaacgttcattccctctGCAATCAGCACACTTAGTTACAGTGTGTACCACTGCACctgggttactctgacagcacctcccaaattgcAGCCTCTAACGTCAAGgaggacaaggggagcaggtgcaggttctcctccaagtcacacaccgtcccactttggaaatatatcaccattttcTCATTGACCCGTGAGTCTAAACACTGAAATTCCCTTCACaatagcactgagggagcaccttcaccagaaggactgctgtggttcacaGAGACAATTCACAAcacctcaaggacaattaaggatagGAAATAAttgctggacttgccagcaacaccctcattttgaaaatgatttatAACATTGGATTTTCTCAGAGTTAGAACACCTGGGTTAATAAGACTCAGGCAAAATCACTCCATTGCCTGCAGATTAACTTGGAACAGTTGGATTTTTGTTTCCTGGGACTTTGCATCTCCACAGAACTATCTGGCAACATTACACAATCAGGGCTTGCATCCATCTGACAAATGTAGCACTCTTGCATCACTCCAACAGGTCTTGacaaattttgttttttgtttatttttggtgCCCTTCAGGAGTTTTTTCCCAACTAATTTTAGCAAAAGCATAcatctttgctttttaaaaagaactttcAGTTTCTATAACAAACTTCAACAATGATATAAATAACACCTGCTCTACTTCCCCATGACCCCCAAAGTCACCAGTCACACCATTGACTGTTCTTCTGTAAACAAGTGCCTTTGGTCAATCACATTCTGAAGCCTTACACTTAAAGCAAAATACATTGTTGACATTTTGAAAGATACTCAACACAGAGTTTTATTACtgtaaagaaataaaaactgaaattaaataaatccttGGGATGCTTTTATTGTTATTATCAATAACATCTAAACTAAAATAAAGCTCTGTTCCTGAACATCAAAACTAATGTGATATCCTACAAAGGAATTGATTTACTTGAAAACAGAGATTGAAATGAAGGttaaagggaataaaaaaagAGTCACCGGCACCCTGTTTACATCTCAAAATTTTGAGTCTGTTTACAGACTCAAAATTACCTGCAACTTCGCACATTCCCCACTTTCTAGTTAGCACAGGAGCAGCCTCCATTATAAACCTtccatcccctttaaatctcattACAGAAAGCTGAGGAATTCCTCCTTCCTGTTACTTCCAAGATGTGAAGTCATTTTTAGCTGATACatgtaaatttaaaattctgttaTTGACTTCGTAGATATTCAGTTCTGTGAGAGTTTGCAAGTTTGCACCTCCCATGTTGGGATCTGTATGATGTAGTGACGGGAGCTGAAGGAGTATGTGCCTGATGGAACCAGACTGATGCCTGAAACTCCAACCTGATCATTAGAAAAAATAATTTGCCACAAGCCCTTACTATCCATTGCCATGTGGACAAACAAAGTATGAGATGTCTTTGTAGACACTGAATGAAGTATTTCACAGGACAGTCCTCATTGGATTACCTTAATACAGTTCAAATCACAGCCTTCttgagcagaaaattccaaagattcactaccatctcagtgaagatatttcttctcatctcccatCTTAACGGTCAGTCTCTGGTGACCCCTGGCTTCAGACATCCTACCCAGGGGTCACCACCCCTGCATCCATCTTGTCgtgccccataagaattttgtgtgcTCAACATGATACCCTCTTATGTTTCCAAACTCCAGAGAATGTAAGTTCATTTTGTTTAATCcttcctgctcccccattcagtgGTGTGTGAGGAAATATCTGGGGCTAAACAACAGAGGACACAACATCC
The Pristis pectinata isolate sPriPec2 chromosome 32, sPriPec2.1.pri, whole genome shotgun sequence DNA segment above includes these coding regions:
- the LOC127585158 gene encoding maestro heat-like repeat-containing protein family member 1; this encodes MKVEAWMSAVLGLSPDSSELVRLRMIESFQELGQTKRKRVLLFLHKFLTEHQSLPLLQRTTLLKSIILIVKENTGHLSRPLSKKIILMASVEISKITSVNDAHRETASKLLLTLGSSFTTEVFTELQSMIQRQTPANFYVILTLANLCSENVHSVVPLLKPVLENILCLLHVETCKRMRWVICYALGHLSKSILTYTSDHHLPIRKNPYVSELSSAYDVLFHSWLNSRDPKMTTGVVEAIGQIIYLLPSNKIENELPTLIPVILSLYQKSYSDLSITKGLCGILYTALERNSKMLLSHLENLLITLHRQLCIVMGQPTNSLSECLQNKILCCFQILTSAFVQEITKFLLLQLEVSSEQLQLGALVVLNYLINTVPSSMDGHKSQIMNSMTLSVLRNSNRVKGLLSQLMYTMASHSYLELEGGVELIRFIIEQCALPTGEDRECHKTRKSTEEHGSIVTDREVRSLYERLLEKLTTTLMIDNVLWPLLLEFVIPVRYTNALAAVCSSLAHLGSKKQQAGETEFVLNYEEHANLPNRQALLIRLLAVASSPYEGRGQGAPALSLLWVLGINIHPAAVKVWDKELPNLLQYLQEFSEDDLLQHQWEQKLLQVLSQTLEEIEDEVWIVQLSEVVTKQIHRCHCSPQQKGFLYRCLGIVLQLTQSHEVVKKKLQVMLQIVEHDKDLEREGVATGIGCCAQTHLDITLTVLKNCSKLNIFKKTASFYQIMKDQGSIEIMKVKSTLILCYGYLILHCPKEIILPRIETDILPNILNHFNIKILGMKVQVKDSTMKLSLIKTITLMARVFQHTEGQPAYKLTRKIELLTYMQEFIKAEPTDSVTTYIRKAAMDACACLLMVEPLFVLSDHDELVKLCLHSTFSLPPLEGSESRDKIKRQEIYKETLMSLEDLLRQLLHLDLSPNGLQCLFNFLMIWIESRKNYERENSLMMTLHLLTFYLDTGVINDKVPSHNFVTMIGYIVVRCSDPSLIAREVAVECLYVLLYLQLRLEGFPMDHKDSDVEHLKAIKDGLKDTNFETLYHIYIDLGTVLSNCVPHDQMNTLLLTISEGLTDEQLNGSYVASIVMNVLIEKCGTILTDIPGIIKVLYHQLQLITQPQITRFVTRSISILASQNVLMVLPHLLKYQIPLQTHMDDIWRSLLSDSTLATTSIQYLLNYLKLMYDDNSESQFQEVVLTTHQPLAVVHALHAMICCPGSENAINTLFPQLFTVILLYLSSSVQFCPRDFLRIPKQNKSFTPSDKPGNTDICHYVVEILQAILRCGKCDIANITEENGWDLIKSPGRNHEGIMLLANTMAVCAVPHLISIVEQLIPFLANMQERQRIAVVAFFAELLNHRVVLELSLADTLVGSLLRCLIDTSPTIQGLAVRGLGNTAIGAAQNIEKYTSKLLSVLIAVIHKYWKSNNLMAIEAMLSISKVLDSLQEHFEDSSLIDVALTIEPLFENEHEKLRTSAFKVLGKLIRFGNRERNPVLAEHLHPILISLLLHLNDESSEVITVCKSVLNLMAPSMGSENLSKMFQELSPEDPTLVYEAYLSEVSRHISEDLPDRIICYIMSCAAFFTNPLPEIRENAVTLIGFLMYHGAAEFAVQFSADSVCKEICFLFSDPVKSVRIKAAVATRHLHMY